The Arachis hypogaea cultivar Tifrunner chromosome 19, arahy.Tifrunner.gnm2.J5K5, whole genome shotgun sequence genome has a window encoding:
- the LOC112779722 gene encoding early nodulin-like protein 7 encodes MASQHFGVVCSCMIMTMIIFLGASSAVEGARDFKVGDHLGWHEPGPNNISYYIQWAQMNRFQIGDSLVFEYQNDSVLVVEKWKYFHCDPNNPITSYDDGNSTVILDRSGFFYFISGTENHCHNGQKLIVEVISPQHMAIFRPAASPAPTEDASSSSELAPSPYYHHHYHGSNASSSTSRFMMIGSAFMALLVTFVVVLVLAP; translated from the exons ATGGCTTCACAACATTTTGGAGTAGTGTGTAGCTGCATGATTATGACGATGATAATTTTCTTGGGTGCTAGTTCAGCTGTTGAAGGTGCTAGAGATTTCAAAGTTGGTGATCACTTGGGATGGCATGAACCTGGCCCCAATAATATTTCATATTACATTCAATGGGCTCAAATGAACAGATTCCAAATTGGTGACTCTCTCG TATTTGAGTACCAAAATGACTCAGTTCTAGTTGTTGAAAAATGGAAGTACTTCCATTGTGATCCAAATAATCCCATAACATCTTATGATGATGGAAACAGCACAGTGATTCTTGATAGGTCCGGTTTCTTCTACTTCATAAGTGGAACAGAGAATCACTGCCATAATGGGCAAAAACTTATTGTGGAAGTTATATCACCACAACACATGGCAATTTTTCGGCCAGCCGCGTCCCCTGCGCCAACCGAAGACGCTTCCTCATCATCAGAACTAGCTCCTTCACcctattatcatcatcattatcatggCTCCAATGCTTCTTCATCCACATCACGTTTCATGATGATTGGTTCAGCATTTATGGCTCTTCTTGTCACCTTTGTAGTTGTGCTAGTTTTAGCACCATGa